The DNA sequence AGGCGTTGTTTTGAAATTGATCAAGTTTGCGTTCTTTTTCATCTTTTGCAAACTGGCACAGCTGGAAAATAGCACAGCCGCCAACGCAACTAAAGCAAGTGGTTTTAAGTTAATTCTACTCATAATGTGTATATTAAATTTGAAGTTGGTGTAATACAATGAATATGTACAAAATTAGTAATGTTTCCTTTAAATAAAAGCATTAAAATGGGTTTAATCCAATATTACCCGTGTTACCCCTTTGTTAAACTGATTATTGAATATTGTGTTTGTTAGTCTTTCAAAGTCAGCCGGCCTTCCAACAAAATCTATACCATTGGTGTCAATAATTAAAATTGGGAAGTCGGTTTGTTGCCTGAAATAGCCAAAATACCCCTGTGAAATCTTTTCCAGATACTCTTTTGTAATGAAAGCTTCATAGATTCTTCCTCTTTCAGCAATATTCTTCAATAGCAAATCGACGTCTTTATGCAAATAGACATATAAGTCGGGTTTAGGCATTTTTTCATAGATGATGGTAAAGAATTGTCGGTATAAGTTGTATTCGTCTGGTTGTAAGGTGTTTTGAGCGAATATAAGCGATTTCATAAAGTAATAATCAGAAATCGTAAATGGACTGAACAGATCGAGGTGACTGAGTTCACGATTAAGTTGGTTGTATCTTTCAGCAAGAAATGCCATTTCGAGCGGAAAGGAATATTGTTCCTGATTTTCGTAGAATTTGGGCAGAAAAGGATTATCGGCAAATTGTTCCAGTACCAGCTTGGTTTTGTACTTTTCACTAATCATTTGGGCGAGTGTTGTCTTCCCGGCTCCAATATTTCCTTCTATAACCAAATAATTTAAGCTCATAATCAGGGCATAAAAAAAATCCCGGGTGTTGTTTTCCGGGATTTTAAAAGTACAATATTTTGTGAAAAGAATAGGAGAAAGTCAATAGTCATTGGAAAATTATCTAATAGCTACTTTCCGAATGACTAATGTCTATTTCCTTATTTCCATTCCTAAATGATAGAAAACAAACGACCAGACATCGGTATATTCTTCAATAACCTTGGCTGTTGGTTTTCCTGCGCCATGACCAGCTTTGGAATCGATACGCACCAAAAGAGGTAATTTATTTCCTGCGCCATATTCCTGAAGGCGAGCCATGTATTTAAACGTGTGTGCCGGAACAACCCGGTCGTCGTGATCTGCAGTAGTTGCCAGTACTGCCGGATAGGCTGTTCCTTTTTTAATGGTATGGTATGGCGAATAACCATAAAGGTATTTAAACATTTCTTCACTGTCTTCGCTGGTTCCATAATCGCCTGCCCAAGCCCAGCCAATGGTGAATTTATTGAAACGAAGCATATCCATTACACCGACCTGCGGAAGTGCTACTTTAAACAATTCGGGACGTTGATTGGTAACCGCACCAATCAGCAAACCTCCGTTTGATCCACCCTGAATAGCCAGTTTTTGGCTTGAAGTGTATTTCTGGTTAATGAGGTATTCGGCTGCACCAATAAAATCGTCAAAAACATTTTGCTTTTGCAATTTGGTTCCTGCCAGATGCCATTCTTCCCCATATTCGCCACCACCGCGAAGGTTAGCCATGGCAAATACTCCGCCATTTTCGATAAATGCAATGCGGGCCGAAGAGAATGAAGGCGTCAGGCTGATGTTAAATCCACCGTAGGCATAGAGAAGTGTTGGGTTTTTACCATTCAATTCCAATCCTTTTTTGTTAACAATGAACATTGGGATTTTGGTGCCGTCTTTGCTGGCATAAAATACCTGGTTCACCTCAAAATCATCGGGATTAAACTTCACTTCAGGCCTGAAATGGAGTGATGATTGGTTCGTTGTAAAATCATATTTGTAAACTTCGCCCGGAGTGTTGAATGAAGTATAGCTGTAGAATGCCATTGTGTCATTTTTCTTTCCCGAGAAGCCGCCAACGGTGCCAATTCCCGGAAGTTTAATTTCCTGATCCAGAGCTCCATCGTACGAATAAAGTTCTGTTTTGCTATGTGCATCAGTCATGTAATTCACAACCAGTTTGCCAGCAATCATGCTAACCGATTCCATCACATCTTTTTTCTCCGGAATCACATCTGCCCAGTTTGCTTCTTCTGGTTTATTGGTATCGATTTTTATCAGACGATATTTAGGCGCTTTGTAGTTGGTACGTACATAAAGGTTGTCGCCAATGTTGTCAACCGGATTGAATTCAGATTCATAACTGTCTAACAGATTGATAAATTTGCTATTTTTTTTGCTGAGGTCTTTAAAATCGAGCGCATTCCCATTTGTCCCGATGCTTTTTGAAACCAACAGGAAGCGTTTGTCTTCTGTTAGTCCGGCACCAAACATGAGTTTCGGATTTTTCGGATCGCTCACAATCAGTTCGTCTGCCGACTGGTCGGTACCCAATTTATGAAAATAGACTTTTTGAAACTCGTTGGCTTTCGAAAGTTCGCTGCCAGCTTCTGGTTTGTCGTAAGCGCTATAGTAAAATCCATCGTTACACCAACTTGCTCCTGAGAATTTAACCCATTGAAGATGATCGGAAAGCAATTCGCCAGTTTCGATGTTTTTAACGAAAATCTCGTTCCAATCGGAACCAGACTTGGCTACCAGATAAATCAGGTATTTCCCATCATTCGAAATTTCAATTCCTGAAAGGGCTGCGGTTCCGTCGTTCGACAAGGTGTTAGGGTCGAGCAAAACAGTTGGTTCGGCAGCCAGATCGGGGGTCATATACAAAACACTTTGGTTTTGCAGCCCATTGTTTTTATAGAAGAAATATTTGCCAGCTTCTTTAAATGGAGTTCCGTATTTTGGGTAATCCCACAATTCGGTAAGGCGGGTTTTGATCTGATCACGATATGGAAGTTTATTAAGGTAATCGAACGTTAATTTGTTTTCGGATTTTACCCATTCGGCTGTTTCGGCAGAGTTGTCGTCTTCAAGCCAGCGGTAAGGATCTTCAACTTCGGTTCCGAAATAAGTGTCTTTTACATCGCCTTTCTTTGTTGGCGGATACTGGAGTGGTTTTTCAGAGCAGGACATCATAAATGACAGTGCTAAAAAGGAAATAATAATTCGTTTCATAAAATATTGTTTGGTTGTAAATATACTGTTTGTAGGGAACAAAATCTTATTTGTATCTGTTCCCATATTTTAATTACACCATTAATTTTTGTATTTACCATGAATGATCAACTGTCGTTTTATCAGCATAAACTGCAATTCGAGATAGATTCCTGGGATTTATCAGTAGCACTTTCCGGAGGAGACAAAATTATAGTGATTGATACCAGATCATCCGAGGCTTACCAAAGAGAGCATATTCCGGGCGCGATTAATATTCCGCATCGGACAATGACCGAATCTTCAACTTCTCATTTAGACAAAGATGCTTTGGTTGTTACCTATTGTGATGGAATTGGTTGTAATGCATCGACCAAAGGGGCACTGAATATGGTAAATCTGGGATTTAATGTGAAGGAATTAATTGGTGGACTCGATTGGTGGAAACGGGATGGCCATGAGACTGTAGGTTCAGGAGCGAAAGGTAAAGAACCAATTGTTTGTGGCTGTTGATGAAACCTGTATCATAGGTATGTTATAAATAAAAATGCCCGACTAGCGGGCATTTTTATTTATCTGTGATGTTCTCGTTCTGATTATCGGCGATCTCCACCACCGCGGTTATCACGGCGATCTCCGCCACGATGGTCCCTGCGGTCACCACCACGATTGTCGTCGCGACGTGGAGGACGGTCATCGTTGTTGCGTTCTGGTCTCTCAGGTCTGTCTGGCATTCCTTCAGGTTTTGGAAGTAATACCCGGCGAGATAATTTCATCTTGCCATCACGATCCATATCCAAAAGTTTTACTTCTACTTCCTGGCCTTCCTGAAGTTCTTCTTCAACCGTTTGTAAACGGTTCCAGCTGATTTCAGAAATATGTAGCAAACCTTCTTTCCCTGGCATAATTTCAACAAATGCACCGAAAGAAGTGATCGATTTTACTTTTCCTTTGTAAATTTCTCCTTTTTCAGGAATGGCTACAATCATTTTGATGCGGGCAACAGCAGCATCGAGTGATTCTTTGTTCACGCTCGAAATCTGTACAAAACCGATGTCGTCTTTTTCTTCAATAGAAATAACAGTTTTGGTTTCTTCCTGAAGTTTCTGAATGTTCTTTCCACCAGGGCCGATAATTGGTCCGATGAATTCTTTAGGAACCTGGATGATTACCACACGTGGAACGTTTGGTTTGTAATCTTCGCGTGGTTCAGAAATCACTTTCAGAATTTCGCCAAGGATGTGTGCACGGCCCTGTTTGGCTTGTTCCAATGCCTGAGAAAGAATTTCGTATGAAAGTCCTCCAACTTTGATGTCCATCTGGGTTGCGGTGATTCCCTTAGTGGTACCGGTTACCTTAAAGTCCATGTCTCCAAGGTGATCTTCGTCGCCCAGAATATCTGAAAGCACAGCGAATTTATTGTTTGCAGGATCGGTAATCAACCCCATAGCAATCCCTGAAACCGGACGTTTCATTTTCACGCCAGCGTCGAGCATACACATGGTTCCGGCACAAACAGTAGCCATTGATGACGATCCGTTTGATTCCAAAATGTCAGAAACCACGCGGACAACATATGGGAAATCTTCAGGAATCATTTTTTTCAAGGCGCGTAAAGCAAGGTTTCCATGGCCTATTTCGCGGCGACCAACTCCACGAGGGACTTTAGCTTCCCCAACCGAGAATGGAGGGAAATTGTAGTGCAGCATGAATTTTTCAACACCTTGGTAGGTCACGCTGTCAATTTTCTTTTCGTCCATCTTTGTTCCCAAAGTGATCGACGAAAGCGACTGAGTTTCGCCACGGGTGAAAATTGCTGAGCCGTGTGATCCCGGAAGATAGTTCACTTCACCCCAAATTGGGCGAATCTGAGTCGTTGTGCGGCCATCCAAACGGATACCTTCGTCCAGAATCATGCGACGCAT is a window from the Aquipluma nitroreducens genome containing:
- a CDS encoding deoxynucleoside kinase, translated to MSLNYLVIEGNIGAGKTTLAQMISEKYKTKLVLEQFADNPFLPKFYENQEQYSFPLEMAFLAERYNQLNRELSHLDLFSPFTISDYYFMKSLIFAQNTLQPDEYNLYRQFFTIIYEKMPKPDLYVYLHKDVDLLLKNIAERGRIYEAFITKEYLEKISQGYFGYFRQQTDFPILIIDTNGIDFVGRPADFERLTNTIFNNQFNKGVTRVILD
- a CDS encoding prolyl oligopeptidase family serine peptidase; this translates as MKRIIISFLALSFMMSCSEKPLQYPPTKKGDVKDTYFGTEVEDPYRWLEDDNSAETAEWVKSENKLTFDYLNKLPYRDQIKTRLTELWDYPKYGTPFKEAGKYFFYKNNGLQNQSVLYMTPDLAAEPTVLLDPNTLSNDGTAALSGIEISNDGKYLIYLVAKSGSDWNEIFVKNIETGELLSDHLQWVKFSGASWCNDGFYYSAYDKPEAGSELSKANEFQKVYFHKLGTDQSADELIVSDPKNPKLMFGAGLTEDKRFLLVSKSIGTNGNALDFKDLSKKNSKFINLLDSYESEFNPVDNIGDNLYVRTNYKAPKYRLIKIDTNKPEEANWADVIPEKKDVMESVSMIAGKLVVNYMTDAHSKTELYSYDGALDQEIKLPGIGTVGGFSGKKNDTMAFYSYTSFNTPGEVYKYDFTTNQSSLHFRPEVKFNPDDFEVNQVFYASKDGTKIPMFIVNKKGLELNGKNPTLLYAYGGFNISLTPSFSSARIAFIENGGVFAMANLRGGGEYGEEWHLAGTKLQKQNVFDDFIGAAEYLINQKYTSSQKLAIQGGSNGGLLIGAVTNQRPELFKVALPQVGVMDMLRFNKFTIGWAWAGDYGTSEDSEEMFKYLYGYSPYHTIKKGTAYPAVLATTADHDDRVVPAHTFKYMARLQEYGAGNKLPLLVRIDSKAGHGAGKPTAKVIEEYTDVWSFVFYHLGMEIRK
- a CDS encoding rhodanese-like domain-containing protein, translating into MNDQLSFYQHKLQFEIDSWDLSVALSGGDKIIVIDTRSSEAYQREHIPGAINIPHRTMTESSTSHLDKDALVVTYCDGIGCNASTKGALNMVNLGFNVKELIGGLDWWKRDGHETVGSGAKGKEPIVCGC
- the pnp gene encoding polyribonucleotide nucleotidyltransferase gives rise to the protein MNQAIIKTIDLGDGRTITIETGRLAKQADGAVVVRMGDTMLLATVVAAQDAKEDVDFMPLSVDYREKFAAAGRFPGGFLKRESRPSDEEVLIGRLVDRALRPLFPADFHAETAMMVSLISSDSEVMADSLAGLAASAAIAVSDIPFETPISEVRVARIDGKMIVNPTFSQLKKADLDIMVGASYDNIMMVEGEMDEVSEEVMLEAIKVAHDAIKIHCKAQEELSALVGKTKRTYCHEVNDADLKAKVFEDLYPACYKLATQRLNDKALRIEGFHAIVEEYISEYKTANAENTEIDLGTNIKLIKKYYHDVEKEAMRRMILDEGIRLDGRTTTQIRPIWGEVNYLPGSHGSAIFTRGETQSLSSITLGTKMDEKKIDSVTYQGVEKFMLHYNFPPFSVGEAKVPRGVGRREIGHGNLALRALKKMIPEDFPYVVRVVSDILESNGSSSMATVCAGTMCMLDAGVKMKRPVSGIAMGLITDPANNKFAVLSDILGDEDHLGDMDFKVTGTTKGITATQMDIKVGGLSYEILSQALEQAKQGRAHILGEILKVISEPREDYKPNVPRVVIIQVPKEFIGPIIGPGGKNIQKLQEETKTVISIEEKDDIGFVQISSVNKESLDAAVARIKMIVAIPEKGEIYKGKVKSITSFGAFVEIMPGKEGLLHISEISWNRLQTVEEELQEGQEVEVKLLDMDRDGKMKLSRRVLLPKPEGMPDRPERPERNNDDRPPRRDDNRGGDRRDHRGGDRRDNRGGGDRR